TCCCCTTCGACGAGCAGACCATGATCGCGGGCCACGGCGAGATGGCACCGAAGGAAGAAGGCGCACGCGAGGCCGCCAAGGCCTAGCTTCTGTCCCAAAGGATACGTAAAACCGCCCCTGCAGCCCTGCTGCGGGGGCGGTTTTGCGTTGCCCTGCAGCTCAACCTTCGACCTCAGCTAGAGGGTCAAGGCTCAACATTCGCGGAAAGTCAAGTTCCGTCGAATACCGTGTCGGGCGCTGTAACCTAGGGAGCAGAACGAACGGCGCTGGTCAGCCAGCGGCAGGAAATCACCGTCATCGAAAGTGTGGACAGATACGTGAGCAGCGAACAGGGTTCAGCAACTCTGGAGGGCACGGAATTCGACCTGGAAAACGCGGTGATGGGCCCCACGGGTCGCCCATACCGCGAGTTCCCGGAACCCGCGCCGCTGTCCTCCCACGGTCCGGCCCGCGTCATCGCCATGGTCAACCAGAAGGGCGGCGTCGGGAAGACCACCTCCACCATTAACCTGGCTGCGGCACTCGCCGAATACGGCCGGCGTGTCCTGCTGGTGGACTTCGACCCCCAGGGTGCGCTGTCGGCGGGCCTGGGCGTGAACCCGCACGAACTCGACCTCACCGTGTACAACGTCCTGATGGACCGCAAGGTGGACATCCGCGACGCCATCCACCAGACCGGCGTCGAGAACGTCGACCTGCTGCTTACCAACATCGACCTCTCCGCGGCGGAAGTGCAGCTGGTGAACGAGGTGGCGCGCGAACAGGTCCTGGACCGTGCGCTGAAGAAGGTCGAAGACGACTACGACGTCGTCCTCATCGACTGCCAGCCGTCCCTGGGCCTCCTGACCGTCAACGCCCTCACCGCGGCCCATGGCGTCATCATCCCGCTCATCTGCGAGTTCTTCGCGCTCCGCGCCGTGGCCCTCCTCGTTGAAACCATCGACAAGGTCCAGGACAGGCTGAACCCGCGGCTGCAGGTGGACGGCGTGCTGGCCACCATGTACGACGCACGCACGCTGCACAGCCGCGAAGTGATCACCCGGCTGGTGGAGGCGTTCGGGGACAAGGTCTTTGAAACC
This region of Arthrobacter sp. DNA4 genomic DNA includes:
- a CDS encoding ParA family protein encodes the protein MSSEQGSATLEGTEFDLENAVMGPTGRPYREFPEPAPLSSHGPARVIAMVNQKGGVGKTTSTINLAAALAEYGRRVLLVDFDPQGALSAGLGVNPHELDLTVYNVLMDRKVDIRDAIHQTGVENVDLLLTNIDLSAAEVQLVNEVAREQVLDRALKKVEDDYDVVLIDCQPSLGLLTVNALTAAHGVIIPLICEFFALRAVALLVETIDKVQDRLNPRLQVDGVLATMYDARTLHSREVITRLVEAFGDKVFETVIKRSIKFADATVAAEPITSYAGNHVGADAYRRLAKELISRGGAP